The bacterium nucleotide sequence GCGGCGTAGAAAACCCCGGGTTCGGCAGCGTGAGCGGCCAGCGTAATGACTCGCCGGCCCCGCGGGTCAGGCAAGCCATCGCGGGCCTCTTGCCACCGACTCCCTCTGCCCCTTCGGTACACCGTCGATCGGGCACCATCCGACTGATGCGCCTCGAACGGACCGCGCGCCGCCGACACCACGACCGTGTCGGGATCCCCAGGATCGACCGCAAGGCCCCAGAGGTAGAAGTGACTCAGCCCTTCGTCGTCGCTCGTCCAGGTCGCTCCACCGGTCCGGCTCTCCGCGTACCCTCCCCCCGCGGCCTCATAGACCCGGCCGGGGGCGAGAGGATGCGTGGCCAAGGTGTGGGCGTCGGCCTGCGAACCGGGTTTTCGATCTTCCCACGTCACCCCGCCATCCAGGGTCCGCATGACGCCGCCGAGCTCGATCGCGACGAAGAGACGTCCCTGGACTACGGGGTCGGGGGCGATCCAGCGAACGTGGTGGGTCCACGGACGCGGCGGGAAGCTCCATGTCGAGGCCGATGGGAGACCGCGCAGCGCCGGCCGTTCTTTCCACGTACGACCTTCATCCTCTGAGCAAAATAACGCGCTCGGCTCGGTCCCCGCCCAGACCAGCCCGCCCGAGGCGGCGCGCTCCAAGGGGCTCACGGCGACCGCCATCACCTCGCCGTGCGGAATCCCCTCCCCCACCGGCTCCCAGGAGACCCCCGCGTCGCGGCTGCGCCACAGCCCCTGGCCAAACGTCCCGCAGTACGCCACCTCCGGGGCCAGGGGATCGAGTGCGACGCACTGGGTCGGCAATCGCTCCATTTTCAGATGAGCCTGCCACCGCCCATTCTGACGCCGAACTACGGCAATCGCGTCGCCGGTGGCCACGTAGAGTTGGATCATCGCGACATCCCTCCCAAGATAGTCCGGCCGCCTCCCGGCGCGCGGTCCGCGCGGGCGCAAACGGAGGCCCCCCCTCTCTATTATGGGCTCTTTCACTCGTTCCGCACCACCTCCACTTCGCGATCTGGCGCAGGGAATGTTTCTGCTGCAAGGCCGGTTCATAACGGACGAATCGGTGATGGGGTTCTCGCGGCGCCCTCGATGGGCAGAGAGCGGAAGACGATGGACTGTGAACGGGCGCTACAAGAATTGTCGCAATACCTTGACAGAGAGCTGGATGCGGGTGCGTCTGCGGAGATCGCACAGCATCTGGCGGAATGCCGCGAGTGCTTCTCGCTCTCCGAGTTTGAACGACGGCTGAGGAGTCTCGTTCGCCGGGCGTGTGAATCGGCAACGATTCCGCCGGCGATCCGGCAGCGCCTCACCGACCTCGTGGAATCGTTCTAGCGCTCGCACCTATTGAGGCTGAATCACCGCCACGATATCGCCGATATTCACATGGCTTCCGGGGTGCACGGTGACCCGGGTCACCCGGCCGTCGACAGGAGCCACCGCGGCAAGGGCGGGCTCGGTTCGGGTTGGCGGCTTGACGAAGACGAGCGGATCTCCCTGCTTCACCGTTTGTCCGGGTTGTACGAGTTGCGTTGCGACGACGTCCCCCGCGATCGCGGCGCGGACCGCTACCGGAGCTCGCTGGGCTGTCGCCGAAGCCGCGAGGCCGAGCCCGACCGCCGCCAATACCCCGATCACCCCGTAGGAGATGGGCCTGCGCTGCACGTGCCGGTCACCCCCACGTCCTCTCCACAAGGCGTTGGACCCGACGATCGCAAACCCCTTCCTTGACCATTCCCGTCCCTCGGGCGCTGCATTTCGGCAGGAGCATCTCCTCGTAGACGCAAACTAACCCCCGTGTCAAACGCCCGGCAATCACCAACGGGTCTCCCGCACATGCTGCGGGAGATCCGTGAAGCTCCCCTGGCTGCCGCGAGGTTGCAGGAACGGGAAGGATCCCAGATTCGGGCGCTCGGCGACCGCCTCCGGCGATGGAACCCTGCTGTCGTCATCATCGCCGCGCGAGGCAGCTCCGACAATGCAGCCGTCTACGGCAAATATGTCTTGGAAGCTCGACTCGGGGTCCCGATCACGCTTGCGGCTCCGTCGGTGATCACGCTGTTGAACGGCCGCCTGCGCGTCCGCAAGGCTGTCGCGATCGGGATCTCGCAGTCGGGGAAATCGACGGACATCATCGCCTTCCTCAGGGCTGCGCGAGCGCGCGGCGCCCTCACGATCGCCATCACCAACGCGGCGCGGTCCCCCCTTGCACAGGCCGCACACGAAACGGTGATCACGCATGCCGGGGACGAGCGGAGCGTTGCGGCGACGAAAACGTACCTCAATCAAGCGGTCGCACTGGCCCTGCTCGGAGCGGCGTGGACCCGCGACCGGGGGCTCGGTCACGAGATCGAGGCGATCCCGGAGATGCAGCGCGGGGTGTTGGCGCGGGAGGCGGACATCGCCCGCACCGCCGAGCGGTACCGGTATATGCATGCGTGCATCGCCGCAGCCCGTGGATACGACTTCGCCACAGCGCGGGAACTGGCTCTCAAGTTCATGGAGACCTGTTATGTCGTCGCCCTCCCCTTGTCGTCCGCGGATCTGCTGCACGGTCCGATTGCCCTCGTCGAGCATGATTTCCCCGTGTTCCTCATCGCTCCGCCTGGTCGCACACTGGCGCACCTCACGGACGTGGCCACGCGCCTCCGAACCCGGCGGGCGGAGACGATCATCCTCTCCTCAGAACGGCAGATCTTGAGGCTGGCCCGTGTCCCCATCCAGATCCCGGGACGGGCCGCCGATGCCATCGCCCCGCCTGTCTACGGCGTCGCGATTCAGCTGCTCGCCTATTACCTTTCCCGAATCAAGGGAATCAACCCCGACCGCCCGCGAGGGCTGCGAAAAGTCACCAAAACATTGTAGCGCCTATCCGCACCCCGCCAGTCGTGCGGTCTCGAAAGCGATCTGGCGGCCTTCATCGATCCGCACCACGTTGACCGTGATCGCGCTGTGCGGGTGCGAGATGACCGGCGCATTCGCGGCATTGGCGTCCTCGTCCAGCCGGACGCCGAAGAACTCGAGCTGCCCGACGATGCGCGTCCGGATCGGCGGGGCGTGCTCACCGATCCCGCCCGTGAAGATGATTTGATGGCAGCCGCCCAGCGCGACGGACATCGCGCCCACCGCCTTGGCCGCTCGATAACAGAAGAGGTCGATCGCCAATCGGACCCTGGGGGCCCCGACCCGGTCGAGCAGGGTGCGCATGTCGCCGGATACCTCTGAAAGACCCAGCAGGCCGCAGTCGTGGTTGAGGGCGTGATCGATCTGCTCGACCGACAGCCCGTGTGCTCGTTGCAGGTATGTGAGGATCCCGGGATCGAGATCCCCGCATCGCGTCCCCATGACCAGTCCCTCGAGCGGGGTCAGTCCCATCGTCGTATCGACGCTCCGCCCGCCGCGGAGCGCCGTCGCGGAGCACCCCGCGCCGAGATGCAGGAGCACGGCGAGCTCGCGCAACTGGGGCCCCAACTGCGATACCGCATCCGCACAGGCCAGCCCGTGGAATCCGTACCTGCGAACCCCCCACGTCCGCCAGGCCGCGGGCACGGCGTATTCGCTGGCCTGCGGAGGCAGGCCCGAGTGAAACGCCGTATCAAACACGGCAGCCTCGGGGATGTGCGGGAGCCTCCGCATCAGATGCCGGATCGCCTGTACCGCAGGTGGGATGTGCAGCGGAACGAGCCCGGCCAACGCCTCCAGATCCGCGAGCACGCGGTCGTCCACCCACACCGGTTCCCGGTAGCGTGGTCCTCCGTGCACGACCCGGTGGCCGATTCGGTCCAGGCGCACCGGCTGCGGGAGGCGGGCCAGCAACGCGTCCAAGGCCGCCGCGTGGTCCGCGAACGCGCCCGACTCTTCGGCGTGGCCGCCGATCGAAACGGTCGCATGCGGCCCGCCGACCCCGACGGCCTCCAGCACGGTCTCCGGAGCCGCCCCGGGAAGGACCCAAAGGTCGAGCCGCAGGGACGAGGAACCGACGTTCACCGCCAAGACGCGCAGGGGGATCATCCGTTAGGCGCGGGCTCGTCTACGGCGAATAGGACCACTTCCAATCGCGGATCTCCGGCATGTCGTCCCCGTGCTCGTGGATGTACTGCTTGTGGGCGATGAGCTTGTTGCGGACGAACTGTTTGAAGTATCCGCCGACCCGCGCCAGTCTCGGCACCCGGTCGACCGCATCCGCGGCCAGGTGAAACCGGTCGAGATCGTTCAGCACCGTCATGTCGAACGGTGTCGTCGTCGTCCC carries:
- the rsrA gene encoding mycothiol system anti-sigma-R factor, with the translated sequence MGRERKTMDCERALQELSQYLDRELDAGASAEIAQHLAECRECFSLSEFERRLRSLVRRACESATIPPAIRQRLTDLVESF
- a CDS encoding SIS domain-containing protein yields the protein MLREIREAPLAAARLQEREGSQIRALGDRLRRWNPAVVIIAARGSSDNAAVYGKYVLEARLGVPITLAAPSVITLLNGRLRVRKAVAIGISQSGKSTDIIAFLRAARARGALTIAITNAARSPLAQAAHETVITHAGDERSVAATKTYLNQAVALALLGAAWTRDRGLGHEIEAIPEMQRGVLAREADIARTAERYRYMHACIAAARGYDFATARELALKFMETCYVVALPLSSADLLHGPIALVEHDFPVFLIAPPGRTLAHLTDVATRLRTRRAETIILSSERQILRLARVPIQIPGRAADAIAPPVYGVAIQLLAYYLSRIKGINPDRPRGLRKVTKTL
- a CDS encoding biotin/lipoyl-binding protein — protein: MQRRPISYGVIGVLAAVGLGLAASATAQRAPVAVRAAIAGDVVATQLVQPGQTVKQGDPLVFVKPPTRTEPALAAVAPVDGRVTRVTVHPGSHVNIGDIVAVIQPQ
- a CDS encoding glycosyl hydrolase, yielding MIQLYVATGDAIAVVRRQNGRWQAHLKMERLPTQCVALDPLAPEVAYCGTFGQGLWRSRDAGVSWEPVGEGIPHGEVMAVAVSPLERAASGGLVWAGTEPSALFCSEDEGRTWKERPALRGLPSASTWSFPPRPWTHHVRWIAPDPVVQGRLFVAIELGGVMRTLDGGVTWEDRKPGSQADAHTLATHPLAPGRVYEAAGGGYAESRTGGATWTSDDEGLSHFYLWGLAVDPGDPDTVVVSAARGPFEAHQSDGARSTVYRRGRGSRWQEARDGLPDPRGRRVITLAAHAAEPGVFYAA
- a CDS encoding acetate/propionate family kinase: MIPLRVLAVNVGSSSLRLDLWVLPGAAPETVLEAVGVGGPHATVSIGGHAEESGAFADHAAALDALLARLPQPVRLDRIGHRVVHGGPRYREPVWVDDRVLADLEALAGLVPLHIPPAVQAIRHLMRRLPHIPEAAVFDTAFHSGLPPQASEYAVPAAWRTWGVRRYGFHGLACADAVSQLGPQLRELAVLLHLGAGCSATALRGGRSVDTTMGLTPLEGLVMGTRCGDLDPGILTYLQRAHGLSVEQIDHALNHDCGLLGLSEVSGDMRTLLDRVGAPRVRLAIDLFCYRAAKAVGAMSVALGGCHQIIFTGGIGEHAPPIRTRIVGQLEFFGVRLDEDANAANAPVISHPHSAITVNVVRIDEGRQIAFETARLAGCG